In the genome of Brachypodium distachyon strain Bd21 chromosome 3, Brachypodium_distachyon_v3.0, whole genome shotgun sequence, the window GAAAACAAGAAGAGATACTAGTACGATCGAGTCCTTATCCGGTACAGAATCCGGGCTTTCTCCGGCTCCGCACGCCCCGCCTGCTTCCTCGACTCCAACTCCTTTCCTCcactccgccggcgccggctcgcttttatttaatttttattttactccAGACCCAGTCCTCCTACTCCGCTCTCCCTTCTCCTGCCTCGTTCCTCATCCGTTCGAGACAACAAACTCCGGTGTGCTCGCGGACATGGCCAAGCGACGGGGGAGTCGTTTTGCTTTCCCAGGGTACGCATACATAAGTCCTTTCTAAGTGTTTTTGATCGCCATTGGCATGCTATATAGCTAGCCGTGTGTTGTTTGATCCCTTTGATGGAAATTGCTTCTCCGGTCTTGCTAGGTGCGGCTGCTTCGGAGGCGCCAAGACGGTCGAGGTAGGCCGGAATTGTTAAATTAAGCTGCTGCTTGTTTTGCCTGCATGGAGCGATATATGCAGTTATGTTTATGTTGGAGCTGAGAGCCTGAGATCGATGATGGTTTGGGGTGCAGGCTGATGACGAGCACCCGGTGAAGCTGCATGCCTACGATCTGAGCCAGCGGATGGCGCCGCAGCTGTCCACCACGACCCTCGACAAGCCTCTTCAGGCAGTCTGGTGAGCAACCATGAATCCTGGATACTTTGGTGTCGATCGAGGAATAAATACGTCGACAATAGGCTTTTGTTTAACCCATCAACACACGAGCTTAATTAACAAATTTCCTTCTAACTTGTTTCGTTGATGTTACCTTCAAACAATTGTCTTTCTCCACATTACCTGGTTAGCAAGCTAGTGTACATAAAGGCATTTTCGCCAGCCAGGgcaacaaaacatgtttatCTTGTGTGTCTCTGTTTTCGCATCTTATGGCTGCCACATTGCATATTTTCAGAACTAGGCCTGACTAGAAATTACAGTCGACTGCTACGAACTAGTACAAATTTCTGGGCATATCTAGAAATTACAATTGATAGGCGCAGCTGTAACAAGCTCTGCTGATTTCCATATTCCCACAGGGCCTTTCGTACAAACTCATGTAGTACCATTTATCCACGCACCTTCAGGCTTTTCTGATGTTGTTATGCAATTAGATGTTGCTGCGAAACAGATGATCAAACATCAAAgtgcatttttttaaatgctTAAATTATGTAAATTCACTCTTGATATCCATGGGCCCATCATCACAGGCACACAGGGGTGGTAGTTTATGGGAAAGAATATTACTTTGGTGAAGGCATTCAGCAAGACCGGCCTGGAAGGACACCATATGGAATACCAGTCCGAGTAGAAGATTTCAGGGTCACACATGTTGCCGAGAAGGATTTCGAGCACTTCTTGCAGGAGATCCGCCCGCGCTACACACAGACGACCTGCAACCTCCTCAGCAACAACTGCAACAGCTTCAGCAATGAGGCCCTGAAGTTCCTTGTCGGCTCCACGGTTCCAAACTATATCTTTGACATGCCAAAACAGGCGATGAACAGTCCAATCGGCATGTTGATGTGTAAGATCTCTTCTCCTCCCTAGCGGTTTAGAAATAACTTCTGCAGCAACTGACATGTCTCAAAGGAAATTTTTCTCTTTGGTTTCCAGTGCCGATGATTCAGGGGCTAGAGACAACCTTGCGATCCGGATCTTCTCCCCAGCCTCCCCAGTTTGCACCTGCTCCTGCAGTGGAAAAGCAGGCCCAGCCTTCCACGGATAATGTTCAGATGAAGTCGAGATCAACCAACGCCGATAAAACAGGTGCTGACAAGACGGCGGACAACGACGGTGAGATTATCCCGCCCACAGCAGCGGTGCAGAAGCAGCCTTCCACGAATGACATTCAGATTCAGTCAAGATCAATAACAACCGATAAAACAAGCGCAGACAAGACGGCGGACGATGACAGAGAGATCATCCCGCCCGCAGCAGTGGTGCAGAGCTCTTCCACAAATGGCATTCAGATTCAGTCGATGTCAAATGTCGCCGATAGAACTGGTGCTGACAGGACGGTGCACAGTGACAGTGAGATCATCCCGCCAGCCAAAACGGCACAGACACAGCCTTCGATGAATGACATTCAGATACAATCCAAGCCAATCGTCGCCGATAGAATGGGAGCTGACAAGATGGCGGACGATGACAGCAAGAACATCCTGCCTGCTGTGCAACCTGCTCCGACAGCAGCGCCACAAATGCAGCCATCCTCGAACAATGTTCAGATCAAGACGACAGACGATGGTAGTGGGATCATCAACCCACCCACTGTGAAACCTGCTACTCCGGCAGCTGAGGTGGCTCAGGTGAGGGCGACATTAGCAACATCCCCGGACCCACTCAGGGAGGCGAGAAACCGTGCGCAGGAAGAGATAAAGCGGGAGTTCGCAGC includes:
- the LOC100846824 gene encoding uncharacterized protein LOC100846824 isoform X2 encodes the protein MLFGEGIQQDRPGRTPYGIPVRVEDFRVTHVAEKDFEHFLQEIRPRYTQTTCNLLSNNCNSFSNEALKFLVGSTVPNYIFDMPKQAMNSPIGMLMLPMIQGLETTLRSGSSPQPPQFAPAPAVEKQAQPSTDNVQMKSRSTNADKTGADKTADNDGEIIPPTAAVQKQPSTNDIQIQSRSITTDKTSADKTADDDREIIPPAAVVQSSSTNGIQIQSMSNVADRTGADRTVHSDSEIIPPAKTAQTQPSMNDIQIQSKPIVADRMGADKMADDDSKNILPAVQPAPTAAPQMQPSSNNVQIKTTDDGSGIINPPTVKPATPAAEVAQVRATLATSPDPLREARNRAQEEIKREFAAIMATGTAQASEAAALATRRVMERYGLRHAATKRGG
- the LOC100846824 gene encoding uncharacterized protein LOC100846824 isoform X1, which gives rise to MAKRRGSRFAFPGCGCFGGAKTVEADDEHPVKLHAYDLSQRMAPQLSTTTLDKPLQAVWHTGVVVYGKEYYFGEGIQQDRPGRTPYGIPVRVEDFRVTHVAEKDFEHFLQEIRPRYTQTTCNLLSNNCNSFSNEALKFLVGSTVPNYIFDMPKQAMNSPIGMLMLPMIQGLETTLRSGSSPQPPQFAPAPAVEKQAQPSTDNVQMKSRSTNADKTGADKTADNDGEIIPPTAAVQKQPSTNDIQIQSRSITTDKTSADKTADDDREIIPPAAVVQSSSTNGIQIQSMSNVADRTGADRTVHSDSEIIPPAKTAQTQPSMNDIQIQSKPIVADRMGADKMADDDSKNILPAVQPAPTAAPQMQPSSNNVQIKTTDDGSGIINPPTVKPATPAAEVAQVRATLATSPDPLREARNRAQEEIKREFAAIMATGTAQASEAAALATRRVMERYGLRHAATKRGG